The genomic interval acaaataaattctttaaaattcctacaatgtgaattcctggattttttttttcacattctgtctctcacagttgaagtgtacctatgatgaaaattacagacctctgtcatcattttaagtgggagaacttgcacaattggtggctgactaaatacttttttgcccaaCTGTATGTGCACTCATGcgcatttaaatgctggaacatgCCTTTTGCACGTAAACTCTTAAGTAGGTGTCCAgagtgtccccatgattctattcatttaccttttattaacctttgtacgcgtttgctttgtgtgtgttagttatACCCCCTcccctgcaaaaaaaaataaccagctgcccctaaattgtagcaaaaatatgtcacaaacacaatattcaatatataactaaaatatagtagaacagatttataaaatacaagcaatggcaatatggagtcattaggttactgcaattttttcaaccttagggtcaggatcCAATGGGGTCGCCtataatgtctagtaattggaaaaaaagaagaaaaaaacggaggtaaaaagattcaaattttatttttattattcaaatacacatcacacaataaatatcaaataactgtatcctatacttaaactttctcaaatataaatctagttcaaataaaatgcagtataaaaatatctaaggtggcacacttgtcactttgctactctgtatttgtaacccACTTAAAcacgatcaaaaactaattgtagaaaaaaaaaatgtctctggggtcgccggacatttgtgatattataatggggtcacgacccaaaaaaggttgggaacttctGGATTCATTTGAACAAAAAGAAAGCTGGagaatactagtatagtttcTGGGCaaagtgtacataacttacagtaaTGCAGTGCTACGCCCCTGGCCATACCTGTccgtcattgcccgatctcatCAGATCTTGGAAACCAAGCAGGCTGGGCCTGGTttatagttggatgggagaccactcaGAATTATTCTAGAGTTAACCTTTACAGCTGTTTTTGTATATCTCATGAAGCCTGTGTTTTTTCACCGTGCATGATCCTGAACATGAGTGTGTTTAAGGCCAACAGGTATCCTACTTATTAGCAACTTAAAATTAGCAAAAGGCTAGATCATTTTTGATGAGGTATGATAAGTCAGTTAATCCAAACCTATTGATGCAATGTTCTGTCTGGAGAAAGCTCAGATCATAAATATCTATGTTAAGTTTCCTCTACAGTAGAAAGTATCATGTAACCACCagtaaaatatttttactaatagtagtagacctaatgcaaatgaagcATGAGGGATAATAACCAAATCTAGGAGCTTGATTCATTATATTTTTGAAAGGTACTGTAATAGCAAACCTAAAGTCTCGCTGGTTgtactagtgacactttttgcttcactagtaaatTAAATTTGTGCACTAGCAAACCAAAATTGAGTACATGTACTACAAATTGAATACTAGTTCAGCTTAACCATGACTTATATCAGCAATATCAAATTTAGGCTGGAATGGTTCTCCATATGAATGTGTTTGACTATCTTCACCTGCTGGTTCTGAGAAAGGCTGGTATCCGGTCCAGGGTGTCCCCCTCCTTTCATTTAccatattaaaaacatttagggTATGTATAATCAAACTCACGctgaataataaatcatttagGATTCTTGGTTAGGACAAAGTCAGCTCATCTTTTCTCATCCATTTTgacaacaattttaaaaatgtatcccacatttaaagtttttttcagatattaagattttttttccctatacTTTACAATGAGTTCAGGCCTATTTATCAACATTTTgacctaaatatatatatttaaaaaaaatatggcacCTTTATCCACCTTTTATCTATGATACTAATGGATCATACAGCTTATAAACAGTTTAAATGGCAACAATTCAAGTTCTGCAAATAATTTGATTTAATCTTGTTTGTAAGATTTGGCTCATTCATGTCAGACATCGTTCTGTTAAGCCACAGTTACTCTACCTGCCCAGAATTCTTTTTCACCATCAGCCACTAATTATCCACacattaaaacaaactaaatgttgTGCAACACAGAGTTCTCTAAAGTAAAATCATACTGAAAATTGGCCAGGTTGTAGTTTATGTCTTGAGACAGTAGCACGTCTGGGATGAGGGGAAATCCTGCCTGCATTGCCAGGACATGTGGAGCCAAAGTGAAAGGAATGTCCCCGAGCAGATCAGGGATGGCTGAGACCATGTCCGCTGCTGGGGGACCTACTACAGGACCCGGGTGGGGTAAGGCTGAGGAGTGTCGTGTGTCAAAGGGCAGAGCTGGAGAAGGACATGATGACTGTGGGAGAAAGGACATAAATAAGATCAGAACACAATCCTGATAGGAATTTCTACATGCATTGAAAAATTGTTACTTGTTACTACCCCCCAACCTATGACCTTCAATATCAGATGAAAATAAGACGTGTAACGGAAAATGGACCTAAGGAAGTGGCCACAAGGTGCTGCCTCTTCAATGCCTCCTAACGACCGCGACCGGAGCACTGCAGTAGCTTACATCTCCCCTGATGTGACgcttgcacatagtggtgctttttggtcactccatcgctcgtgcgtgcgtgcgttttCAGCCGGTGACAGtgtagagagaaagagagaaggttgatcacttcttttccttctttccttctctgcttttactgttttaaatgatcaacttatggAGATATTAAAGGAGGACTTCATTCAGATTGTGTTATGATCAGTAGGTACTTGTAATCATAAGTTGTACAGCCCTCCTCTGCAACCATCTGCACTGAAGCGGGAAGGAGCAGGGAGGGGCAGCAGCCTCTGCTCTACACACAGTTAAAGGGACAAATCTCTTGTCCTTCAGTCActtaaaaagttcagatttttca from Gouania willdenowi chromosome 11, fGouWil2.1, whole genome shotgun sequence carries:
- the umad1 gene encoding UBAP1-MVB12-associated (UMA)-domain containing protein 1 isoform X1, encoding MFNFLGFRKDSKKSSADKEVDGGFVIIGETVDEQRRKMQTITIAKPSTNVIVQSSKSSCPSPALPFDTRHSSALPHPGPVVGPPAADMVSAIPDLLGDIPFTLAPHVLAMQAGFPLIPDVLLSQDINYNLANFQYDFTLENSVLHNI
- the umad1 gene encoding UBAP1-MVB12-associated (UMA)-domain containing protein 1 isoform X2, with product MFNFLGFRKDSKKSSADKEVDGGFVIIGETVDEQRRKMQTITIAKPSTNSSCPSPALPFDTRHSSALPHPGPVVGPPAADMVSAIPDLLGDIPFTLAPHVLAMQAGFPLIPDVLLSQDINYNLANFQYDFTLENSVLHNI